Proteins encoded in a region of the Excalfactoria chinensis isolate bCotChi1 chromosome 16, bCotChi1.hap2, whole genome shotgun sequence genome:
- the OGFOD2 gene encoding 2-oxoglutarate and iron-dependent oxygenase domain-containing protein 2 isoform X3 — protein MPKGRPNSMNNYGVLLNELGMDESFITPLREKYLRPITALLYPDLGGACLDSHKAFVVKYSLHEDLDLSSHYDNAEVTLNVSLGKDFTEGSLYFGDFRQDPSPVPNYTEVEHVRTQGLLHRGGQIHGALPIASGERWNLIIWMRSSTIRNQLCPMCNQKPQLVEAEGFGDGFTESREEDVPESAALCSVW, from the exons ATGCCTAAAGGCCGGCCCAACAGCATGAATAACTATGGG GTTTTACTCAACGAACTGGGGATGGACGAAAGTTTCATCACACCCCTGCGTGAAAAATATCTGCGTCCCATCACAGCCCTGCTTTATCCTGACTTGGGGGGCGCCTGCCTGGACAGCCATAAGGCATTTGTTGTCAAATACTCGCTGCACGAAGATCTGGATCTGAGCTCTCATTATGACAATGCAGAAGTCACCCTAAATGTTTCACTGGGAAAAGACTTCACGGAAGGCAGTTTGTACTTCGGGGATTTCAGACAG GATCCTTCCCCTGTGCCAAACTACACGGAGGTGGAACACGTGAGAACCCAGGGGCTGTTGCACCGAGGAGGGCAGATCCACGGGGCGCTTCCCATCGCCTCAGGGGAACGCTGGAACCTCATCATTTGGATGAGATCATCCACCATCCGCAACCAACTGTGTCCCATGTGCAACCAGAAACCCCAGCTGGTGGAGGCAGAGGGCTTTGGAGATGGGTTCACAGAAAGCCGTGAGGAAGATGTACCTGAGAGCGCGGCTCTGTGCTCGGTGTGGTAG
- the ARL6IP4 gene encoding ADP-ribosylation factor-like protein 6-interacting protein 4: MARGRSRKRSRSSSRSPSGSRRGERGATSGAANPGHGARSAASREGRKKEVKRKKKRKGKGSSADSSSSSSSSSSTSSSDGDSRAKRHGKRKGGKHKDRKKRKKMKKKLKKKSKEIKEERGVGEALPGPSLELWQKEQQVEPGPVLTDEQKSRIQAMKPMTKEEWDARQSVIRRVVDPETGRTRLIKGDGEVLEEIVSKERHKEINKQATRGDGLTFQVRTGMLQ, encoded by the exons ATGGCCCGCGGGCGGTCCCGGAAGCGGTCCCGGAGCAGCAGCCGCAGCCCGTCGGGGAGCAGACGGGGGGAGCGCGGAGCTACGAGCGGGGCGGCCAACCCGGGGCACGGGGCGAGATCTGCGGCCAGCAGGGAAG gaaggaagaaggaggtgaagaggaagaagaagaggaagggaaaaggttCCTCCGCCGACAGTTCGTCCTCCTCGTCgtcttcctcctccacctcctccagtGACGGCGACAGCAGAGCGAAGAGACACGgcaaaaggaagggagggaaacacaaagacaggaagaaaaggaagaagatgaagaagaaattgaagAAGAAGTCGAAAGAAATCAAGGAGGAGAGAGGTGTGGGTGAGGCACTGCCCGGCCCTTCTCTGGAGCTGtggcagaaggagcagcaggtggAGCCCGGGCCAG TTTTGACAGATGAGCAGAAGTCCCGGATCCAGGCTATGAAGCCAATGACAAAGGAGGAATGGGACGCGAGGCAGAGTGTTATCAGAAGAGTCGTGGATCCTGAAACAGGGAGAACCAG GCTTATTAAGGGAGATGGAGAAGTGCTGGAGGAGATCGTCAGCAAGGAGAGACACAAGGAGATTAACAAG CAAGCCACCCGTGGGGATGGGCTGACCTTCCAGGTGAGAACAGGGATGCTGCAGTGA
- the OGFOD2 gene encoding 2-oxoglutarate and iron-dependent oxygenase domain-containing protein 2 isoform X1: protein MAVGLQAAAGRRAAMAAMAAMSASCNAFVLRPAILPRSLTCAGSAVAVYPRSGWKHGGGPGVPLLRLLLLLQHLRRALRDARLLPRRAAAPPGLRALRERGCGSEEQMAAVLREIEAEVQRRKQLVHQSAERQAIISQCYKRKHSAVYTLQDSFLAPGFLEIVRYCTAPDANLHGLLRYTESFSDKRIFRLPIFTEEFCQAFIEELENFEQSDMPKGRPNSMNNYGVLLNELGMDESFITPLREKYLRPITALLYPDLGGACLDSHKAFVVKYSLHEDLDLSSHYDNAEVTLNVSLGKDFTEGSLYFGDFRQDPSPVPNYTEVEHVRTQGLLHRGGQIHGALPIASGERWNLIIWMRSSTIRNQLCPMCNQKPQLVEAEGFGDGFTESREEDVPESAALCSVW, encoded by the exons ATGGcggtggggctgcaggcagcggCGGGCAGGAGGGCCGCAATGGCTGCAATGGCCGCAATGTCCGCCTCCTGCAACGCGTTCGTGTTGCGGCCTGCAATTTTACCACGCTCCCTCACGTGCGCCGGAAGTGCTGTGGCGGTGTACCCACGTTCCGGCTGGAAACATGGCGGCGGGCCGGGAGTTCCGCTCCTGCGCCTGCTTCTTCTCCTCCAACATCTTCGTCGGGCGCTGCGGGATGCACGTCTGCTACCGCGACgagcggcagctccgccgggACTACGG GCGCTGAGGGAGCGGGGCTGCGGCAGCGAGGAGCAGATGGCGGCCGTGCTGCGGGAG ATTGAAGCAGAAgtccagagaagaaaacagctggTTCATCAGTCAGCGGAGCGCCAAGCCATCATCTCCCAGTGTTACAAACGAAAGCACTCAGCAGTGTACACTCTTCAG GATTCATTTCTGGCCCCAGGTTTTCTAGAGATCGTTAGATACTGCACAGCACCAGATGCTAATCTCCATGGCCTCCTGCGCTACACCGAGTCCTTCTCAG ATAAGCGGATCTTTCGACTCCCAATATTCACAGAGGAGTTCTGCCAAGCCTTTATCGAGGAGCTGGAGAACTTTGAGCAGTCGGACATGCCTAAAGGCCGGCCCAACAGCATGAATAACTATGGG GTTTTACTCAACGAACTGGGGATGGACGAAAGTTTCATCACACCCCTGCGTGAAAAATATCTGCGTCCCATCACAGCCCTGCTTTATCCTGACTTGGGGGGCGCCTGCCTGGACAGCCATAAGGCATTTGTTGTCAAATACTCGCTGCACGAAGATCTGGATCTGAGCTCTCATTATGACAATGCAGAAGTCACCCTAAATGTTTCACTGGGAAAAGACTTCACGGAAGGCAGTTTGTACTTCGGGGATTTCAGACAG GATCCTTCCCCTGTGCCAAACTACACGGAGGTGGAACACGTGAGAACCCAGGGGCTGTTGCACCGAGGAGGGCAGATCCACGGGGCGCTTCCCATCGCCTCAGGGGAACGCTGGAACCTCATCATTTGGATGAGATCATCCACCATCCGCAACCAACTGTGTCCCATGTGCAACCAGAAACCCCAGCTGGTGGAGGCAGAGGGCTTTGGAGATGGGTTCACAGAAAGCCGTGAGGAAGATGTACCTGAGAGCGCGGCTCTGTGCTCGGTGTGGTAG
- the OGFOD2 gene encoding 2-oxoglutarate and iron-dependent oxygenase domain-containing protein 2 isoform X2, whose amino-acid sequence MAAGREFRSCACFFSSNIFVGRCGMHVCYRDERQLRRDYGRALRERGCGSEEQMAAVLREIEAEVQRRKQLVHQSAERQAIISQCYKRKHSAVYTLQDSFLAPGFLEIVRYCTAPDANLHGLLRYTESFSDKRIFRLPIFTEEFCQAFIEELENFEQSDMPKGRPNSMNNYGVLLNELGMDESFITPLREKYLRPITALLYPDLGGACLDSHKAFVVKYSLHEDLDLSSHYDNAEVTLNVSLGKDFTEGSLYFGDFRQDPSPVPNYTEVEHVRTQGLLHRGGQIHGALPIASGERWNLIIWMRSSTIRNQLCPMCNQKPQLVEAEGFGDGFTESREEDVPESAALCSVW is encoded by the exons ATGGCGGCGGGCCGGGAGTTCCGCTCCTGCGCCTGCTTCTTCTCCTCCAACATCTTCGTCGGGCGCTGCGGGATGCACGTCTGCTACCGCGACgagcggcagctccgccgggACTACGGGCGG GCGCTGAGGGAGCGGGGCTGCGGCAGCGAGGAGCAGATGGCGGCCGTGCTGCGGGAG ATTGAAGCAGAAgtccagagaagaaaacagctggTTCATCAGTCAGCGGAGCGCCAAGCCATCATCTCCCAGTGTTACAAACGAAAGCACTCAGCAGTGTACACTCTTCAG GATTCATTTCTGGCCCCAGGTTTTCTAGAGATCGTTAGATACTGCACAGCACCAGATGCTAATCTCCATGGCCTCCTGCGCTACACCGAGTCCTTCTCAG ATAAGCGGATCTTTCGACTCCCAATATTCACAGAGGAGTTCTGCCAAGCCTTTATCGAGGAGCTGGAGAACTTTGAGCAGTCGGACATGCCTAAAGGCCGGCCCAACAGCATGAATAACTATGGG GTTTTACTCAACGAACTGGGGATGGACGAAAGTTTCATCACACCCCTGCGTGAAAAATATCTGCGTCCCATCACAGCCCTGCTTTATCCTGACTTGGGGGGCGCCTGCCTGGACAGCCATAAGGCATTTGTTGTCAAATACTCGCTGCACGAAGATCTGGATCTGAGCTCTCATTATGACAATGCAGAAGTCACCCTAAATGTTTCACTGGGAAAAGACTTCACGGAAGGCAGTTTGTACTTCGGGGATTTCAGACAG GATCCTTCCCCTGTGCCAAACTACACGGAGGTGGAACACGTGAGAACCCAGGGGCTGTTGCACCGAGGAGGGCAGATCCACGGGGCGCTTCCCATCGCCTCAGGGGAACGCTGGAACCTCATCATTTGGATGAGATCATCCACCATCCGCAACCAACTGTGTCCCATGTGCAACCAGAAACCCCAGCTGGTGGAGGCAGAGGGCTTTGGAGATGGGTTCACAGAAAGCCGTGAGGAAGATGTACCTGAGAGCGCGGCTCTGTGCTCGGTGTGGTAG